A region from the Mycoplasmopsis phocirhinis genome encodes:
- a CDS encoding carboxymuconolactone decarboxylase family protein, giving the protein MAKRVIIAQQDPESAKILSQLSDHLSTSLDPILLELIKVRASQINKCAYCLEIHTKVALEVGETQRRIFALPAWTESPLFSEKEKAVLKMTEEITLISDKALTDETFEELSKFFSEKEISDLIMNAIAINAWNRLALASKVSHKN; this is encoded by the coding sequence ATGGCCAAAAGAGTAATTATTGCACAACAAGACCCAGAATCAGCAAAAATTTTATCACAACTATCTGACCACTTATCAACAAGTTTAGACCCTATTTTATTGGAATTAATTAAAGTGAGAGCATCGCAAATTAATAAATGTGCTTATTGTTTAGAAATTCACACTAAAGTAGCTTTAGAAGTTGGAGAAACACAACGTAGAATTTTTGCACTACCAGCGTGAACTGAATCACCATTATTCAGCGAAAAAGAAAAAGCAGTTCTTAAAATGACTGAAGAAATAACTTTAATTTCAGATAAAGCACTAACTGATGAAACATTTGAAGAATTATCAAAATTTTTCAGCGAAAAAGAAATTTCAGATTTAATTATGAACGCGATTGCAATTAACGCCTGAAATAGATTAGCGCTAGCAAGTAAAGTTTCACACAAAAATTAA
- a CDS encoding HAD hydrolase family protein, giving the protein MQIKNKLTYFIDLDGTLFDQKGFSRISHKNLSAILIIKNFANVVFSTGRSYSDLRVQQAMKQLSISDIISSSGAEVYVNHKLVLANAMPNQIVQKIVDYAISKKIVFVIYDDQQEHLYVKNKFDKFLANLTVKRWIKSINIFNNFDINKHSQIFKIAFVFPTNLFSKKIIKEIQQNFPNLINSYTASRNYVIEITDISTNKATATVEYCRINNIDLINTVHIGDSMSDACLKGYVGKLVAMGNSTAQLKTIADEVAPNHKHGGLYKYFVQNKVKKQ; this is encoded by the coding sequence ATGCAAATAAAAAACAAACTTACTTACTTTATTGATTTAGACGGAACTCTTTTCGATCAAAAAGGTTTTAGTAGAATTTCACACAAAAATTTAAGCGCAATTTTAATTATCAAAAACTTCGCTAACGTTGTTTTTTCAACTGGGCGAAGTTATTCGGATTTAAGAGTTCAACAAGCAATGAAACAATTAAGTATTAGTGATATTATAAGTTCATCAGGCGCTGAAGTTTATGTTAATCATAAACTGGTTTTAGCTAACGCAATGCCTAATCAGATTGTACAAAAAATTGTGGATTATGCAATATCTAAAAAAATAGTGTTTGTGATTTATGATGATCAACAAGAACATTTATATGTAAAAAATAAATTTGATAAATTTTTGGCTAATTTAACAGTTAAACGCTGAATTAAATCAATAAATATATTTAATAATTTTGATATTAACAAACATTCTCAAATATTTAAAATTGCTTTTGTTTTTCCTACTAACTTATTTTCTAAAAAAATAATTAAAGAAATACAACAAAATTTTCCAAACCTGATTAATTCATATACAGCTAGTCGTAATTATGTCATTGAAATAACCGACATTAGCACAAACAAAGCAACCGCAACAGTTGAATATTGTCGTATTAACAATATTGATTTGATTAATACAGTTCATATAGGTGATTCAATGTCAGATGCGTGTTTAAAAGGCTATGTTGGCAAACTAGTAGCAATGGGTAATTCAACCGCGCAACTTAAAACAATTGCCGATGAAGTAGCCCCTAATCATAAACACGGTGGCTTATATAAATATTTTGTGCAAAATAAAGTTAAAAAACAATAA